The proteins below are encoded in one region of Mycobacterium shinjukuense:
- a CDS encoding sugar epimerase family protein, whose protein sequence is MRIAVTGASGVLGRGLVARLLSRGHDVAGIARHRPQSWPSSADFVAGDIRDSVAVRRAIAGADVVVHCAWAHGGDAQVNIGGTANVLQAMAETGAGRIVFTSSAHVYAATAAPAGEHEDPAPVCTEGRHQARVEQLLADSGLHWVAIRCALVVGRNVDNWVRQLFAQPVLPAGSVDRVLQVVHTDDALRLLTRAALDADIGSGPVNLAAPGELTWREIAAALGRPVVPIRPAALRSRVASLADLVRGAPLMDTTRLRDRWGFRPAFSADECVEDFALAVRGRLAVGSRTISLPWRLANVTDLPAVDTPSADGVVPRLAGPEGDNGEFDTPIDPRFPTFLATNLSEALPGPFSPSSASVTVRGLRAGGVAIAERLRPGGVIQREIAMRTVAVFAHRLYGAITSAHFMAETVPFAKPATIVRNSGFFGPSMASLPIFGDQRPPSSQSRRARRLVRTVRNIGVFGVNLIGLSAGSSRDTRDYLADVNRLERLAGDELTALDDGRLRSLILLARDHVVHGWLLASGSFMLCAAYNVLLRALCGQDTAPTAGPDLASARSVAAVRRLAAAARRDPTVTRLLAEPGQRLKKLAVEAPQFHAAVRAELALIGHRGPAEVEMLSTSYSDDPELLVRMVAKALDAPPAAADAEPTRPVIPVRAKPVALLAARQLRDREVRRDKMVRAIWVLRALLREHGRRLADAGVVDAVDDVFYLLVDELDALPADVSALVARRRAEHRRLVAVVPPTVFSGSWRPSAASATALTGGDTLRGVGVCGGKVRGRVRIVRPETLDDLRPGEILVAQVTDVGYTAAFCYAAAVVTELGGPMSHAAVVAREFGFPCVVDVAGATRLLPPGALVEVDGTTGEIRVLDAASDPEIRLRDDGDEDAP, encoded by the coding sequence GTGCGGATCGCGGTCACCGGGGCCAGCGGAGTGCTCGGTCGCGGCCTCGTCGCCCGGCTGCTCAGCCGGGGCCACGATGTCGCCGGCATCGCCCGTCATCGACCGCAAAGTTGGCCAAGCTCGGCCGATTTCGTCGCCGGCGACATCCGCGACTCGGTCGCGGTCAGGCGGGCGATAGCGGGTGCGGATGTCGTCGTGCACTGCGCGTGGGCCCACGGCGGAGACGCCCAGGTCAATATCGGTGGTACCGCCAACGTTCTGCAGGCGATGGCCGAAACCGGGGCCGGGCGAATCGTGTTCACTTCCTCGGCGCACGTCTATGCAGCCACCGCGGCGCCGGCCGGCGAACACGAGGACCCGGCCCCGGTGTGCACCGAAGGCAGGCACCAGGCCCGCGTCGAGCAGCTGCTGGCGGACTCGGGGCTGCACTGGGTCGCCATCCGCTGCGCACTCGTCGTCGGCCGAAACGTCGATAACTGGGTGCGCCAGCTGTTTGCCCAGCCGGTGTTGCCCGCCGGGTCCGTCGACCGGGTCCTGCAGGTGGTGCACACCGACGACGCGCTTCGGCTGTTAACCCGTGCCGCCCTCGACGCCGACATCGGCAGCGGACCGGTCAATCTCGCGGCCCCCGGCGAGCTGACGTGGCGAGAGATCGCGGCCGCGCTGGGCCGGCCCGTCGTACCGATTCGCCCCGCGGCGCTGCGGAGCCGGGTCGCGTCGTTGGCCGACCTGGTGCGGGGCGCGCCGCTGATGGACACCACGCGGCTGCGCGACCGGTGGGGATTCCGGCCGGCCTTCAGCGCCGACGAATGTGTTGAGGACTTCGCACTGGCGGTGCGCGGCCGGCTCGCCGTGGGCAGCCGCACGATTTCGCTGCCCTGGCGGCTGGCCAATGTCACGGACCTGCCCGCCGTCGACACCCCGTCGGCGGATGGCGTTGTTCCCAGATTGGCTGGCCCAGAAGGGGATAACGGCGAGTTTGACACGCCGATCGATCCGCGATTCCCCACGTTTCTGGCCACCAATTTGTCCGAGGCGCTGCCCGGCCCGTTCTCGCCGTCGTCGGCGTCGGTCACCGTGCGCGGCCTGCGTGCCGGCGGGGTCGCCATCGCCGAACGGCTGCGGCCGGGTGGGGTGATCCAGCGCGAAATCGCCATGCGCACCGTCGCGGTGTTCGCCCACCGGCTCTATGGGGCGATCACCTCGGCGCATTTCATGGCCGAGACCGTGCCGTTCGCCAAACCCGCCACGATCGTCCGCAATAGCGGGTTCTTCGGCCCCAGCATGGCCTCGCTGCCGATCTTCGGCGACCAGCGTCCGCCGTCATCGCAATCCCGCCGGGCGCGCAGGCTGGTGCGCACCGTCCGCAACATCGGGGTGTTCGGCGTCAACCTGATCGGCTTGAGCGCGGGCTCGTCCCGCGATACCCGGGACTATCTGGCCGATGTCAACCGGTTGGAGCGGCTGGCCGGTGACGAGCTGACCGCATTGGACGATGGCCGGCTGCGGAGCCTGATCCTGTTGGCGCGCGATCACGTGGTGCACGGATGGCTGCTGGCGTCGGGCTCGTTCATGCTGTGCGCCGCGTACAACGTGTTGTTGCGCGCGCTGTGCGGGCAAGACACCGCACCGACGGCCGGGCCGGACCTAGCCAGTGCGCGGTCGGTCGCAGCGGTGCGGCGGCTGGCGGCGGCCGCGCGGCGCGACCCGACCGTCACTCGGCTGCTGGCCGAACCGGGCCAGCGCCTAAAGAAGCTGGCCGTCGAGGCGCCGCAGTTTCATGCGGCGGTGCGAGCCGAGCTGGCGCTGATCGGGCACCGCGGGCCGGCGGAGGTCGAGATGCTCTCCACCAGCTACAGCGATGATCCCGAATTGCTGGTCCGGATGGTGGCCAAAGCGTTGGACGCCCCACCCGCGGCGGCCGACGCCGAGCCCACCCGTCCGGTGATTCCGGTGCGGGCCAAGCCCGTTGCGCTGTTGGCCGCGCGGCAACTGCGCGATCGCGAAGTGCGCCGCGACAAGATGGTGCGCGCCATCTGGGTGCTGCGCGCCCTGCTGCGCGAGCATGGGCGCCGGCTGGCCGATGCCGGTGTCGTCGACGCCGTCGACGATGTGTTCTACCTGTTGGTTGACGAACTCGATGCGCTCCCGGCCGATGTTTCGGCGCTGGTGGCGCGGCGGCGGGCCGAACATCGCAGGCTGGTTGCTGTGGTCCCACCCACGGTGTTCAGCGGGAGCTGGCGGCCGTCGGCCGCATCGGCGACGGCACTGACCGGCGGGGACACCCTGCGCGGAGTCGGGGTGTGCGGGGGCAAAGTGCGTGGCCGGGTGCGAATCGTGCGTCCGGAGACCCTCGACGACCTGCGGCCCGGCGAAATCCTGGTCGCGCAGGTCACCGATGTCGGATACACCGCCGCCTTCTGCTATGCGGCGGCCGTGGTGACCGAGCTCGGGGGCCCGATGTCACATGCCGCGGTGGTGGCCCGCGAGTTCGGCTTCCCCTGTGTGGTCGACGTGGCCGGGGCCACCCGGTTGTTGCCGCCGGGCGCCCTGGTCGAGGTCGACGGCACGACGGGCGAGATTCGGGTGCTCGACGCGGCGTCCGACCCGGAGATACGGCTTCGCGATGACGGCGACGAGGACGCCCCGTAG
- a CDS encoding carboxylesterase/lipase family protein has protein sequence MHERTVRARTATGIVEGFTRDGVNRWRSIPYARPPVGPLRFRAPQPAQPWPGVRHCHAFANCAPQRRRYTMLGIGKYQPMSEDCLTLNVVTPEQPTTQPLPVMFFVHGGGYILGSSATPLYDGAALARRGCVYVSVNYRVGALGCLDLSSLSTPDVTLESNVYLRDLVLALRWVRDNIAEFGGDPDNVTIFGESAGAHITATLLAVPAAQGLFARVISESPASGMVRSREIAAEFAARFVRLLGVRTRDAAGALMTASAGHLVAAQHRLIEQGMKKRLGAFPLGPVFGDDVLPVEPVEAMRHGRAHKVPLIVGTNAEEGRLFTRFLGMLPTNEAMVEELLANVEPAARQRITAAYPNYPKPQACIQLGGDFAFGTAAWQIAEAHGVHAPTYLYRYDYAPRTLRWSGLGATHATELFAVFDIYRTRFGALLTAAADRRAALRVSNEVQRRWREFSRTGVPGDDWPAHTHTDRAVMVFDRKCRIEFDPHRHRRMAWDGFTLAR, from the coding sequence ATGCACGAGCGCACCGTCCGTGCACGCACGGCCACCGGGATCGTGGAAGGCTTCACGCGCGACGGCGTGAACCGCTGGCGCTCCATCCCGTATGCGCGGCCACCGGTGGGGCCGCTGCGCTTCCGGGCGCCGCAACCCGCGCAGCCCTGGCCGGGTGTGCGGCACTGCCACGCGTTCGCCAACTGCGCACCCCAGCGGCGTCGCTACACCATGCTCGGGATCGGCAAGTACCAGCCCATGAGCGAGGACTGCCTCACCCTCAACGTCGTCACACCCGAGCAACCGACCACCCAACCGCTGCCGGTCATGTTCTTCGTTCACGGCGGCGGGTACATCCTGGGCAGCTCGGCCACCCCGCTGTATGACGGCGCTGCGCTGGCACGCCGCGGCTGCGTGTACGTGTCGGTCAACTACCGCGTCGGCGCCCTCGGCTGCCTGGACCTGTCGTCGCTGTCCACCCCGGACGTCACCCTCGAGAGCAACGTGTACCTGCGCGATCTGGTGCTGGCGCTGCGCTGGGTTCGCGACAACATCGCCGAATTCGGCGGTGACCCCGACAACGTCACCATCTTCGGCGAAAGCGCCGGCGCGCACATCACCGCCACGCTGTTGGCGGTGCCCGCCGCCCAAGGCCTGTTCGCCCGGGTGATCTCGGAAAGCCCGGCGTCCGGCATGGTGCGTTCGCGCGAGATCGCCGCCGAATTCGCCGCCCGCTTCGTCCGTCTGCTCGGCGTGCGCACCCGGGACGCGGCCGGCGCGCTGATGACCGCATCGGCTGGACATCTGGTGGCGGCGCAGCACCGGCTGATCGAGCAGGGCATGAAGAAACGGCTGGGCGCCTTCCCGCTTGGTCCGGTGTTCGGCGACGACGTGTTGCCCGTGGAACCGGTCGAGGCGATGCGACACGGACGGGCGCACAAAGTGCCGCTCATCGTGGGAACCAACGCCGAAGAGGGCCGGCTGTTCACCCGCTTCCTGGGGATGTTGCCGACCAATGAAGCCATGGTCGAAGAGCTGCTGGCCAATGTGGAACCGGCTGCCCGCCAACGCATTACCGCCGCCTACCCGAACTATCCCAAGCCGCAAGCATGCATCCAGCTCGGTGGTGATTTCGCCTTCGGCACGGCCGCCTGGCAGATCGCCGAGGCGCACGGCGTCCACGCGCCGACGTATCTGTACCGCTATGACTACGCACCGCGGACACTGCGCTGGTCGGGTTTGGGCGCCACCCATGCCACCGAGCTGTTCGCCGTCTTCGACATCTACCGCACCAGGTTCGGCGCCCTGCTGACCGCGGCGGCCGATCGGCGTGCCGCGCTGCGCGTCAGCAACGAGGTGCAACGACGGTGGCGGGAGTTCAGCCGAACCGGGGTGCCCGGCGACGACTGGCCGGCCCACACCCACACCGACCGGGCCGTCATGGTGTTCGACCGCAAATGCCGCATCGAGTTTGATCCGCATCGGCATCGCCGGATGGCCTGGGACGGCTTCACCCTGGCACGCTGA
- the pncA gene encoding pyrazinamidase PncA → MVDIVRALIIVDVQNDFCEGGSLPVSGAHAVVRRINDYLASGPGYQHIVATQDFHIDPGDHFSDHPDFATSWPPHCRAGSPGAEFDPDLDTGPIEAVFRKGAYSAAYSGFEGVDDNRTPLLEWLRKRGVDKVDVVGLATDHCVRRTAEDAARAGFATRVLLDLTAGVSAETTERALHDMRAASITLVGSR, encoded by the coding sequence ATGGTGGACATCGTGCGAGCGTTGATCATCGTCGACGTCCAAAACGATTTCTGCGAGGGCGGCTCGCTGCCGGTGAGCGGCGCCCACGCGGTGGTCCGCAGGATCAACGACTATCTCGCTTCCGGGCCCGGCTACCAGCACATCGTGGCCACCCAGGACTTCCATATCGACCCCGGCGACCACTTTTCCGATCACCCGGACTTTGCGACGTCATGGCCACCGCATTGCCGCGCGGGCAGCCCGGGGGCCGAGTTCGACCCCGACCTCGACACCGGCCCCATCGAGGCCGTCTTCCGCAAGGGTGCCTATTCCGCGGCCTACAGCGGCTTCGAAGGCGTCGACGATAACCGGACACCGCTGCTGGAGTGGCTGCGGAAACGGGGGGTCGATAAGGTCGACGTGGTTGGTCTGGCCACCGACCACTGCGTGCGTCGCACCGCCGAAGACGCGGCCCGGGCCGGCTTTGCCACCCGGGTGCTGCTGGACCTGACCGCGGGTGTGTCGGCGGAAACGACCGAACGGGCGCTGCACGACATGCGGGCCGCCAGCATCACGTTGGTCGGAAGCCGCTGA